AAATCTAGTTTGAAAGCTGTTTATTTAGACAACAAAAAAGGACCCAAAAAAAAGGACAAATAGTGCGTATGTGTTATCTAGAAGTGCgcttagtttttaaaattataaaaacatcAAAAACGTGTCTGTTTCCAATATTTAGTAGAATGAGTATGGGTTGGGCCGACTACTTGAGTCCAATTGGCGAATTTATCCACCTATTGAAATTAGGTCATGGGTTAAAATGATGACCTCAAAATTAGCACGAGTCTCCAAAGAAAGGTGTACTCAAATGTCACCCCCAAAATATTTAGCTTTTCGGcgcttgaaaagaaaaaaaatggagaagcaGACGAGACCACCAAAGCTTACCTTTTCCCATCCCATCCCAAAATATCCATCGCCCCCAAAATTAGATGACGATTACTacgaatttatttatttaggaaAGAGGGTGGGAGGGTCGGTTTCTTTCTTGTATTTATTCCGCCTCAGCCAAGCCTTAGCAGCCTTTCATACCTccaccgccgccgccgccgccgccaccaccagatgatgatgatgatgaagcgTCGTCACCATTTCAGCTTTGCCCGCTCGGCTTTGGAATTGGGCCTGGTTTCAATTTCCAATTCCAGTTGCTTCTTGGTATGTATCTCTCTTTGCGTtgctttgctttgttttgtATTCCCATGGATGCTGCCGCCACGCTTTAGCTTTCTTCTATCTATCTATGTATAGCTGAAATCAAATTAGTCTGCAATTCTaccccttttttctttcttttctaattttatCTTGCTTGCTTATTCATTTGATTTCCGTTATCAATTGATGCAAAAATGAATTCCCAACTCCCTTAGTTTTGCTTCCAAATACTCAACACAGACTCTGTCTGTGATAGGAGGCATATGCACTTAACTCTCACAAGCACCCACTAGTTTCATTTCTTGTTGCTCATATCTGTTCTGAGCGAGAATTATATATATGTGACTATCGAAATTATACTCTTTCTATTAGGTCCACTTGGAAACTGCGTCGTCTTCCACCTCCGGAATTGGAATTATTCATGCTAACGGTTCACTTccccatcaaatgaatgcatcCACGCCAAGGATGTTCGCTACTTCTAGCGCTAACTTATCAGAACATCTTCCTAAAGACAATCCTGCTTCTGATATGTTAATCGACTCGTTTGGGAGGCTCCACACTTACTTGAGGATCTCCTTGACAGAACGTTGCAATCTCCGCTGTCAATACTGTATGCCTGCTGACGGTGTGGAGCTCACCCCCAGCCCTAAACTTCTTTCACAGACTGAGATTCTTCGCTTGGCAAAGCTGTTTGTAAGCTCAGGAGTAGACAAAATTCGTTTGACTGGAGGGGAGCCAACTGTAAGGAAAGATATTGAAGACATATGTTTAAACTTATCTAACTTGAATGGATTGAAAACGCTGGCCATTACTACCAATGGAATTACTCTTGCAAGAAAACTTCCCAAGCTCAAAGAATGTGGCCTTACTGCTCTCAATATTAGCTTAGACACGTTGGTCCCTGCAAAGTTCGAATTTATGACCAGGCGTAAAGGTCATCAACGGGTTATGGAATCAATTAACGCTGCCATAGAACTTGGATATAATCCTGTTAAAGTATGTTTCTTTCTCTTAAACTTGTACTACTATTTTCATTTCCTCTGAACTTTGCATACACTAATATCATGCACAAGTGCCATTCATTATATGCTTTCTATTCTATTATTCAGGTAAACTGTGTGGTGATGCGTGGATTCAATGATGATGAAATTTGTGATTTCGTAGAGCTGACACGTGAAAAACCGATTAACATTCGATTCATTGAATTCATGCCTTTTGATGGAAATGTTTGGAATGTTAAAAAACTTGTACCCTACTCGGAAATGTTGGATACAGTGGTAAGGTAGAACTCGGACTAAGAATCCCGCAAATTGATTTCTTAATGCCTTTATACATCCCTCACCTCACTTGCTATTAATGAACAGGTAAAGCGTTTTACAGGTTTAAAGAGACTTAAGGATCACCCAACAGATACGGCCAAGAATTTCAGGGTAGATGAACATGTTGGAGTAGTTTCTTTTATCACATCAATGACTGAGCATTTTTGTGCGGGTTGCAATAGACTGCGACTCTTAGCTGATGGGAACTTCAAAGTTTGCTTGTTTGGTCCTTCAGAGGTGAATTGTCTCCCTGTTTAAGCTTTTGGCTTAGTACTAGAATTTGACAAGTATTATATGCAGTAAACTAGCATCATCATTTCCGatatttttctttctgccaTGGACTCTTAAGAATACTTTCAGGGATTTATGCATATACTATTTTTGCTTAAGCAATCCATCTAGCTTTTTGGACAGATTGATGCTTACTTTTTTGCAAGTCAAGTGCTAAGTTTGCTTAGTGCACCACTGATACAGGACTGGACCAGAAACatacaaaggaaaagaaaagattgTGCTCGGTTACTATTCATAGTACCATAGTAGCACTTATCATTAGGTTTTTGTGTCCTTTTGTGTTCTTTGTATTGGGATTTTAGATGGTTTAAGGGCAAGGGTTTATTCCTATTAAGGATTTTGCGCTCCATCTTCTTATAGTTATATACAATCACCTAGTAGTAGTACTATACTCCTTACTTCTTGTTATTAAGATAGCCTTTGGTAGCTATTAGCCACCCTCCATATTTCTCAAAC
This is a stretch of genomic DNA from Malus domestica chromosome 02, GDT2T_hap1. It encodes these proteins:
- the LOC103413548 gene encoding GTP 3',8-cyclase, mitochondrial; protein product: MMMMMKRRHHFSFARSALELGLVSISNSSCFLVHLETASSSTSGIGIIHANGSLPHQMNASTPRMFATSSANLSEHLPKDNPASDMLIDSFGRLHTYLRISLTERCNLRCQYCMPADGVELTPSPKLLSQTEILRLAKLFVSSGVDKIRLTGGEPTVRKDIEDICLNLSNLNGLKTLAITTNGITLARKLPKLKECGLTALNISLDTLVPAKFEFMTRRKGHQRVMESINAAIELGYNPVKVNCVVMRGFNDDEICDFVELTREKPINIRFIEFMPFDGNVWNVKKLVPYSEMLDTVVKRFTGLKRLKDHPTDTAKNFRVDEHVGVVSFITSMTEHFCAGCNRLRLLADGNFKVCLFGPSEVSLRDPLRDGADDHELREIIGSAVKRKKASHAGMFDIAKTANRPMIHIGG